In a genomic window of Polycladomyces abyssicola:
- a CDS encoding spore germination protein: MRVRPWSRKKKRRSEKGRTNREASRHDGTILSTDLEENLDFFRSIYADSFDVIIRPFLIGGKRNAAIVYIEGLSNIEEINEHVLEPLMREHVVESDSLFTSLKNKIIPVIDVGEALTRDECVEHLSTGQPVLLIDREARALYFGLQKWDKRAVAEPEAETIIRGPREGFTEALTVNTAMIRRRIRNPGLKMKSLSLGRHTRTKVVVTYIQEITDSTLVEEVINRLRRIDIDGVLESGYLEEFIEDNPYSPFPQVINTERVDIVAANLLEGRVAILMEGTPFALVVPATLASLMQSPEDYYQRFIIGTAIRWLRYFFIGISLLLPSLYVAVISFHQELIPTSLLVTIASSRDRVPFPALVEALLMEIMFEILREAGVRLPKQVGAAVSIVGALVIGQAAVGAGLVSTPMVMVVAITGIASFATPRYTTAIAFRMLRFPIIFLAGTMGLVGVILGIIVIVVHLCTLRSFGVPYLAPIVTTQFVEFKDVIIRAPMWKMDRRPHFTGKYNAHRMGPDLKPDPSKGDEK; this comes from the coding sequence ATGAGGGTGCGTCCGTGGTCTCGAAAAAAGAAAAGGCGATCGGAAAAGGGACGGACGAACCGGGAAGCGTCGCGTCATGACGGTACCATTCTTTCCACGGATTTGGAGGAAAATCTGGACTTCTTCCGCTCCATTTATGCCGACAGCTTCGATGTGATCATTCGTCCGTTTCTCATCGGAGGAAAAAGAAACGCCGCAATCGTTTACATTGAGGGCTTGAGCAACATCGAGGAGATCAATGAGCACGTTTTGGAACCCTTGATGAGAGAGCATGTGGTGGAGTCGGATTCCCTTTTCACATCCCTAAAAAACAAAATCATTCCGGTCATCGACGTGGGTGAGGCTCTTACGCGCGACGAATGCGTCGAACATCTGTCGACAGGGCAACCGGTATTGTTAATCGACAGGGAAGCGCGGGCTTTGTATTTCGGTCTGCAAAAATGGGACAAACGTGCAGTCGCTGAACCGGAGGCCGAAACGATCATTCGGGGACCCCGGGAAGGGTTCACCGAAGCGTTGACAGTTAATACGGCGATGATCCGCCGAAGAATTCGGAACCCAGGCCTGAAGATGAAATCACTGAGTCTCGGGCGTCACACCCGTACGAAGGTGGTCGTCACCTACATCCAAGAGATCACCGACTCCACCTTGGTAGAAGAAGTCATCAACCGGCTACGGCGCATCGATATCGACGGGGTGCTGGAGAGCGGGTATCTCGAAGAATTTATCGAAGACAATCCCTACTCTCCCTTTCCCCAAGTGATCAATACGGAGCGTGTGGACATTGTGGCTGCCAATTTGCTGGAGGGGCGGGTGGCCATTTTGATGGAAGGCACCCCTTTTGCGTTGGTGGTGCCGGCGACATTGGCCTCGCTGATGCAATCGCCTGAGGATTATTACCAACGTTTCATCATCGGTACCGCCATTCGTTGGTTGCGGTATTTCTTTATCGGAATTTCCCTCCTTCTCCCTTCCCTGTATGTGGCGGTAATCAGTTTTCATCAGGAATTGATCCCCACTTCGCTGTTGGTCACCATCGCGTCGTCAAGAGACCGAGTGCCTTTCCCTGCGTTGGTGGAAGCATTGTTGATGGAGATTATGTTTGAAATTCTGCGTGAAGCGGGTGTCCGGTTGCCCAAACAGGTGGGGGCGGCAGTCAGCATCGTCGGAGCGCTGGTGATCGGGCAGGCGGCGGTTGGGGCCGGTTTGGTCTCCACTCCGATGGTAATGGTGGTGGCCATCACGGGAATCGCCTCTTTTGCGACCCCGCGCTACACCACCGCAATCGCCTTTCGAATGCTGCGCTTTCCGATCATATTTCTGGCGGGGACGATGGGGCTGGTCGGGGTCATTCTCGGAATCATTGTCATTGTCGTTCACTTGTGCACGTTGCGCTCCTTTGGTGTCCCCTATCTGGCACCGATCGTCACCACTCAGTTTGTGGAATTCAAAGACGTGATCATCCGGGCGCCAATGTGGAAAATGGACCGCCGTCCTCATTTCACGGGAAAGTATAATGCCCACCGAATGGGCCCCGATCTCAAGCCTGACCCTTCCAAGGGAGATGAGAAATAA